In a single window of the Pelodiscus sinensis isolate JC-2024 chromosome 18, ASM4963464v1, whole genome shotgun sequence genome:
- the GDF5 gene encoding growth/differentiation factor 5 — protein sequence MKILHFLTLLLWHMTWFYLVLVSVLFSNSVAGQSNPGSKLGLLKAEGKQTNPSPRAGTFRTGNHGYSAGTLKARAKSNTVQAGALLAKNNEPKKSLSREGTTDTKVGQSPYRQSGVRTVTPKALNLGIKASLRKSSTSNTDTSSYKTKKANEPVTQREPKETFKHPPITPHEYMLSLYRTLSDAERKGINGSVKLETGLANTITSFIDKGQDDRAPAIRKQKYIFDISALEKDGLLGAELRILRKKPSETWKPHSPGKTFQVKLYSCPTNRQAGTLLDSRTVSIADTPKWEVFDIWKLFRNFKNLINLCFELEAFDRGRAVDLRSMGLNRTGRQVNEKALFLVFGRTKKRDLFFNEIKARSGQDDKTVYEYLFNQRRKRRAPLATRQGKRPNKNLKARCSKKALHVNFKDMGWDDWIIAPLEYEAYHCEGLCEFPLRSHLEPTNHAVIQTLMNSMDPESTPPTCCVPTRLSPISILFIDSANNVVYKQYEDMVVESCGCR from the exons ATGAAAATCTTGCACTTTCTCACTTTACTGCTTTGGCATATGACTTGGTTCTATCTGGTTCTAGTTTCTGTATTGTTTAGTAATTCTGTAGCAGGTCAGAGTAATCCAGGATCCAAGTTAGGATTGTTAAAAGCAGAAGGAAAACAGACAAATCCCTCACCAAGGGCAGGTACCTTTAGGACTGGAAACCATGGATATAGTGCTGGGACCTTAAAGGCTAGAGCTAAAAGCAATACTGTTCAAGCTGGAGCTCTCTTGGCAAAGAATAATGAACCAAAGAAGAGTCTCTCTAGAGAAGGGACCACAGACACAAAGGTAGGGCAGTCCCCATACAGACAATCTGGAGTAAGGACAGTGACCCCAAAAGCTCTGAACCTTGGCATCAAAGCTTCACTCAGAAAAAGTAGCACAAGTAATACTGATACCAGTTCTTATAAAACCAAAAAGGCTAATGAGCCAGTAACACAAAGGGAACCTAAAGAGACTTTCAAACACCCCCCTATAACGCCACATGAATACATGCTCTCCCTCTACAGGACTCTCTCGGATGCAGAAAGAAAAGGCATTAATGGAAGTGTAAAACTGGAGACTGGACTTGCCAACACAATAACAAGCTTTATAGATAAAGGACAAG ATGACAGAGCTCCAGccataagaaaacaaaaatatatttttgacatCAGTGCTTTAGAAAAAGATGGTTTGTTGGGGGCAGAGCTGCGGATATTAAGGAAAAAGCCCTCTGAGACCTGGAAGCCTCATTCTCCTGGGAAAACTTTTCAAGTAAAATTGTACAGCTGCCCCACAAACAGGCAAGCGGGAACTCTACTGGACTCTCGCACTGTCAGCATTGCAGATACGCCAAAGTGGGAAGTATTTGACATTTGGAAACTTTTTAGGAATTTTAAAAACTTGATTAACTTGTGTTTTGAACTTGAAGCTTTTGATAGGGGAAGAGCTGTTGATTTAAGGAGTATgggattgaacagaacaggaaggCAAGTCAATGAAAAGGCTCTCTTCTTGGTATTTGGGAGGACCAAAAAAAGGGACCTGTTCTTCAATGAGATCAAGGCAAGATCAGGCCAAGATGACAAAACTGTTTATGAATACTTATTCAATCAGCGGAGGAAGAGAAGGGCTCCCTTAGCAACAAGGCAAGGGAAGAGGCCCAACAAGAACCTGAAGGCAAGGTGTAGTAAAAAAGCTCTCCATGTGAATTTTAAGGATATGGGCTGGGATGACTGGATTATAGCCCCTCTGGAATATGAAGCTTATCACTGTGAAGGGCTTTGTGAATTTCCTCTTCGATCTCATTTAGAACCTACCAATCATGCAGTAATCCAAACATTAATGAACTCAATGGACCCTGAATCTACTCCTCCAACATGCTGTGTTCCAACCAGACTGAGTCCTATTAGCATTCTCTTTATAGACTCTGCAAATAATGTGGTCTACAAACAATATGAAGACATGGTAGTGGAGTCGTGTGGTTGTAGGTAG